From Aestuariirhabdus haliotis, the proteins below share one genomic window:
- a CDS encoding AGE family epimerase/isomerase has translation MTKQSLNTPLGNHYRDQLARIDHYLFDRLLPLWRDNGIDRQHGGFYERLDSQLQPLSVDTKRLLVQCRQIFVYSLAFISNRQKEDAEAAKQGFSFLQQHFLDRAQGGWFFSVHNDGRVRDSAKDAYGHAFVLFACAYYYRAFKDEYALQIAFETSQCLLQQLTDTEGGGFFEAAESDWKPRQAIRRQNPHMHLLEAFVALYQNDPSDNRFFYQAQADNILQLFGEYFFDDTTDTLGEFFNDQWCPDNGQGHRIEPGHHYEWYWLLSTYDQSQANPILRQQAEALYAWADRYGCDSEHGGIFNEVDRNGRILDDAKRIWPVTECLKARALRYQLLHEAQDLHKLCELLDYLFAYYLQEDGRWHEYLNRDNSPKPYDLPGSTGYHIVLGLMEARRVLNQQSAQ, from the coding sequence ATGACGAAGCAAAGCCTCAACACCCCTCTGGGTAACCACTATCGGGATCAGCTTGCCCGTATCGATCATTACCTGTTCGATCGCTTGCTTCCGCTGTGGCGTGACAACGGCATCGATCGACAGCATGGCGGCTTTTATGAACGTCTCGACTCGCAATTACAGCCCTTATCGGTCGACACCAAACGCTTGCTGGTGCAGTGCCGCCAGATCTTCGTGTATAGCCTGGCCTTTATCAGTAATAGGCAAAAAGAGGATGCCGAGGCCGCCAAACAGGGGTTTTCCTTCCTGCAACAACATTTTCTGGATAGAGCACAAGGCGGCTGGTTTTTTAGTGTACACAACGATGGCCGGGTTCGTGACAGCGCCAAGGACGCCTACGGTCACGCTTTTGTTCTGTTCGCCTGTGCCTACTATTACCGGGCCTTTAAAGATGAGTACGCCTTGCAGATCGCCTTCGAGACCAGCCAATGCCTGCTCCAGCAGCTGACCGATACAGAAGGAGGCGGTTTTTTCGAGGCGGCTGAAAGTGACTGGAAACCGCGCCAGGCGATCCGTCGTCAAAACCCTCATATGCACTTGCTGGAAGCCTTTGTGGCACTGTATCAAAACGACCCGAGTGACAATCGCTTTTTTTACCAAGCCCAGGCCGACAACATCTTGCAGTTGTTTGGTGAGTATTTTTTTGATGACACCACTGACACATTGGGCGAATTCTTTAACGATCAATGGTGCCCTGATAACGGACAGGGTCACCGTATCGAACCCGGTCACCATTACGAATGGTATTGGTTACTCAGCACCTATGACCAGAGCCAGGCCAATCCAATACTTAGGCAACAGGCAGAAGCGCTCTATGCCTGGGCCGATCGATATGGCTGCGACTCGGAACACGGCGGCATATTCAATGAAGTCGACCGTAACGGCCGCATTTTGGATGATGCCAAACGCATCTGGCCGGTAACAGAATGCCTTAAAGCCCGGGCTCTGCGTTATCAACTGTTGCACGAGGCACAGGATCTGCACAAACTCTGTGAGCTACTCGATTACCTGTTCGCTTATTATCTACAAGAAGACGGACGCTGGCATGAATACCTTAACCGCGATAACAGCCCCAAGCCTTACGATCTACCGGGCAGTACCGGCTACCATATCGTGCTCGGCCTGATGGAAGCGCGCCGGGTACTTAACCAACAATCCGCCCAATAG
- a CDS encoding AraC family transcriptional regulator yields the protein MSDISSGWPLPTEGIRFITPDFLVRKLAAHPLTQDCYPLGFGYYPKAVSHRMERRNHDDNLLMFCTHGAGETWFGRQHHHIHAGELLLLPRGQAHSYQASTQNPWTLYWFHFDGLHSDLMMDRLQQLAEGPVLKTGLQAKLLSDFGSLMSLRDGGYQLDNFIYASNHIAQMLSFIALVIRPRLKLKSGSYLDLDRIHSLMQENLHQHLDLDTIAASVSLSKYHFSKKYKELTGYSPIQHFIHLKMQQACYQLDISDKSIQEVAAQLGYDDAYYFSRLFSKILGVSPSQYRAHKHR from the coding sequence ATGAGTGACATATCTTCAGGCTGGCCCCTTCCCACCGAAGGAATTCGTTTTATAACCCCCGATTTTCTCGTAAGAAAACTGGCCGCGCATCCTCTCACACAAGATTGCTACCCCCTGGGCTTTGGCTACTACCCCAAGGCAGTTAGCCACCGCATGGAACGACGAAATCACGATGATAATCTGTTGATGTTCTGCACCCATGGCGCGGGGGAAACCTGGTTCGGCCGGCAACACCACCATATTCATGCCGGCGAATTACTGCTGCTACCCCGAGGACAGGCCCACAGTTATCAGGCATCGACACAAAACCCATGGACCCTGTACTGGTTCCATTTTGATGGCTTGCACAGCGACCTGATGATGGATCGCCTGCAGCAGCTGGCCGAAGGCCCTGTCTTAAAAACCGGCCTGCAGGCCAAATTGCTCAGCGATTTCGGCAGCCTGATGAGCCTGCGTGACGGCGGATACCAACTGGATAACTTTATTTACGCCTCGAACCATATCGCCCAGATGCTCAGTTTTATTGCGCTGGTGATTCGTCCCCGCCTGAAACTGAAATCGGGCAGTTATCTGGATCTCGATCGTATTCACAGCCTGATGCAGGAAAACCTCCACCAGCACCTGGACCTCGACACCATCGCCGCCAGCGTCAGCCTGTCCAAATATCATTTTTCCAAGAAGTACAAGGAGCTTACCGGCTACTCGCCCATCCAGCACTTTATTCATCTCAAGATGCAACAGGCCTGTTATCAGCTCGACATCTCCGACAAAAGCATTCAGGAGGTTGCCGCCCAGCTCGGCTACGACGATGCCTATTATTTCTCCCGGCTGTTCAGCAAAATTCTGGGAGTATCCCCGTCCCAATACCGGGCTCATAAACATCGCTAA
- a CDS encoding CoA-acylating methylmalonate-semialdehyde dehydrogenase: MTATTIPQLINGEWQQSRCEQTLPVTNPATQEVLCNVPYATSDEMEAAISSAKTAFETWRDVPPSERARIMMVYQALLKEHHDELAEILAKETGKTFADAKGDVWRGIEVAEQACNIPSMLMGETAENVARAIDTYSYIQPLGVCAGITPFNFPAMIPLWMFPLAIACGNSFVLKPSEQDPMTPNRLAELFQQAGFPKGLLQVVHGGREQVDTLLTHPDVRAISFVGSVNVGAHVYRTGCDHLKRVQAMTGAKNHMVVMPDADKDQVINNLVGASVGAAGQRCMAISVAIFVGEAANWIPELKEAMAKVQPGAWDNPEAGYGPVISPQARERVLGLIAQGKEEGAECLLDGSECVVEGYPDGNWVGPTLFNKVTPEMSVYKEEIFGPVLCTMEADSLDEAICLINNSPFGNGTSLFTSSGLAARHFQHHIEVGQVGINVPIPVPLPFFSFTGWKNSFYGDQHAYGKQAVRFYTETKTITARWFDQGMSTGPNMTINLR, from the coding sequence ATGACCGCAACAACCATACCTCAGCTGATCAATGGCGAGTGGCAACAAAGCCGCTGCGAGCAAACCCTTCCGGTAACCAATCCGGCCACTCAGGAAGTCCTGTGCAATGTACCTTATGCGACTTCGGATGAGATGGAAGCGGCCATCAGCAGTGCCAAGACTGCTTTTGAGACCTGGCGCGACGTACCGCCCTCCGAGCGGGCCCGAATCATGATGGTTTATCAGGCGTTGCTAAAAGAGCATCACGACGAATTAGCCGAAATTCTGGCCAAGGAAACCGGCAAAACCTTTGCTGACGCCAAGGGTGATGTCTGGCGCGGTATCGAAGTGGCCGAGCAGGCCTGCAATATTCCCAGCATGTTAATGGGCGAAACTGCCGAAAACGTAGCCCGTGCCATCGATACTTACAGCTATATTCAGCCGCTGGGTGTCTGCGCCGGTATTACGCCTTTTAACTTTCCGGCCATGATCCCGCTGTGGATGTTTCCTCTGGCGATTGCCTGTGGCAACAGCTTCGTGCTCAAACCATCCGAGCAGGATCCGATGACGCCTAATCGACTCGCAGAACTGTTCCAGCAGGCTGGCTTTCCCAAGGGGCTGCTGCAGGTGGTACATGGTGGCCGTGAGCAAGTGGATACCCTATTGACTCATCCGGATGTGCGTGCGATCTCCTTTGTGGGTTCGGTCAATGTCGGTGCCCACGTGTATCGCACCGGTTGCGATCACCTCAAGCGGGTTCAGGCGATGACCGGGGCCAAGAACCATATGGTGGTGATGCCCGATGCCGACAAGGATCAGGTGATCAATAATCTGGTGGGTGCATCGGTGGGTGCGGCAGGTCAGCGCTGTATGGCGATCAGTGTGGCGATCTTTGTGGGTGAAGCAGCCAACTGGATTCCGGAGCTCAAAGAGGCCATGGCCAAGGTTCAGCCGGGTGCCTGGGATAACCCGGAAGCGGGTTACGGCCCGGTGATTTCTCCCCAGGCCCGTGAGCGCGTACTGGGCTTGATTGCCCAGGGTAAGGAAGAGGGCGCCGAATGCCTGCTCGACGGCAGCGAATGTGTGGTTGAAGGTTATCCCGATGGCAACTGGGTAGGCCCTACTCTGTTTAACAAGGTCACCCCGGAGATGTCGGTCTACAAAGAGGAGATATTCGGACCCGTGCTCTGCACCATGGAAGCCGATTCCCTGGATGAAGCGATCTGCCTGATCAATAACAGCCCCTTCGGTAACGGGACTTCGTTGTTCACCTCATCCGGCCTTGCGGCGCGTCATTTCCAGCATCATATTGAGGTGGGGCAGGTGGGTATTAACGTACCGATTCCAGTGCCTCTGCCTTTCTTTTCCTTCACCGGTTGGAAAAACTCCTTCTATGGCGATCAGCACGCCTATGGCAAGCAAGCGGTTCGCTTCTACACCGAAACCAAGACAATTACGGCCCGGTGGTTCGATCAGGGTATGAGTACGGGCCCGAATATGACCATCAATCTGCGTTAA